In Actinomycetota bacterium, the following are encoded in one genomic region:
- a CDS encoding cation transporter — translation MATQTTLQITGMDCSHCASRLGQALERAEGVIKAEVDAAGTATVRYDEARIDEEQLGERVRAAGFDVA, via the coding sequence ATGGCGACCCAGACCACGCTGCAGATCACAGGGATGGACTGCAGCCACTGCGCGTCGCGACTCGGCCAGGCGTTGGAGCGGGCGGAGGGCGTCATCAAGGCGGAGGTGGACGCCGCTGGGACGGCGACCGTCCGCTACGACGAGGCGAGGATCGACGAGGAGCAGCTCGGCGAGCGTGTGCGCGCCGCCGGCTTCGACGTTGCCTGA